tttttttaaaatgttattttgtgttCAATAATGGATTTGAACTAATAATTTTtgcttcatgaagcgtggttcacaaccgattgagctactcattAGAAACAATTTATTAACAGTTACATTAAAGGTAAATGATGAAATTTGTTATTTTACCGCTTATCCCCATATAAAATTTACACggatttaggttttttttaaaaagatgtaaataaaattttaaaattttgtttttgaaaaaagcaAACTAGGTATTGAAAAAGAATCATTTAATGTGTGATAATAATACTTGGGCAGACAACATGAAAGAGTGGAACCCacaaataaaagagagaaaagcacACAAGCTGACAAGCGTCAGTCAAATTTATGGTGGGAGGGCATTCTAAGACGTGGCATTACTCCATCCTTAAACATACATACGATCATGCATTTAACCGTTGAAGTAGCTTCTTGAAAAACCATTCTCATGGTGGTTTCTATTTCCTCAATTGTGCACCTTACTTATTAAATATCTCACCTATTTCCCAGACTCTAGTACTCCTGAATCTTTCGAGTTCTGTTAATTACCCCTATTCAAGTTCAGTTTGATCCTTAATCTTAACCCAATCCCACTGACACACAGCATTCTTGTTGGCCAACCTATAATCTTCATCGGAAAAACCACCATGAATCCGGCTAAAGAGTTATTGAATACATCATTGCTTCTCTCCCTACTTGTTTTCCGATTTTGCATTTCCCTTGACACCATTTCCCCAAACCAGCCCGTTAAAGACGGTGACATCCTGGTTTCGAAAGGAAAAACCTTCGCACTTGGGTTTTTCAGCCCAGGAAACTCTGGCCGACGCTACATCGGAATATGGTATAACAAAGTTCCTCAACAAACCGTTGTGTGGGTGGCAAACAGAGACATCCCTCTCAATGATACCTCCGGAGTCCTCTCCATCAACGGCCATGGAAACCTCGTCCTTAACAGCCAAAACCGAAGCACCGCAATCTGGTCTACAAACGCTTCAATCTCAACCACAAACAATTCTATGGCTCAACTCTTAGATTCTGGGAATCTTGTTTTGGTTCTACGAGACAGCCAAAGGGTTACATGGCAGAGCTTCGACTATCCCAGCAATACTATGCTTCCGTTGATGAAACTTGGGCTGGACCGGCGGACCGGGCTCAGCCGATACCTAACATCTTGGAAGTCCGAAGATGACCCGGGAACCGGAAACTGCTCATACGAGATTGACCCAATTGGGTACCCACAATTGTTCCTAAACAAGGGCGCAACTCCATCGTGGCGGGCCGGACCATGGACCGGCCAAAGATGGAGCGGTGTACCCGAAATGactcataattttattttcaacgTCAGTTACGTGAATAATCAAGATGAGGTCACGATTGTGTATAGTGTAAATGACCCTACAGTTCTTACTAGAATGGTGTTGAATGAATCAGGAATCGTTGTTCGCTCCACGTGGCACGAGGTTAGATGGGTCGAGTTTTGGTCTGCTCCGAAAGAGACGTGCGATAAGTACGAAGAGTGCGGTCCAAATAGTTACTGCGACCCATACAATCCAGAAAAGTTTGAGTGCACATGCTTACCAGGGTTTGAACCCAATTCGACCCGTGATTGGTACTTGAGAGACGGGTTGGGCGGGTGTGTGAGGAGGCGGGGAGTATCCGCGTGCGGCAGTGGAGAAGGGTTTGTGAAGTTGGCACGTGTGAAGGTGCCGGATACTTCAATAGCACGTGCGGACATGAATCTGAGTTTGGAGGAGTGTAGGCAGGAGTGCTTGAGGAATTGTTCTTGTACGGCTTACACCAGTGCAGACGAGACAAGGGGAGGGATTGGGTGCTTGGCATGGCACGGGGACTTGGTGGACACTAGAGTCTACTCCAATGCAGGACAAGAATTATACATACGTGTGGATGCCGTTGTGCTAGGtaattttccattttcattactttttctttctcactgttttttgaattggaatttttttttttttttgtctaattgaaTTGGAAAATGTTATCTGaatgtctattttatatattttttttttctgacttgGATTCTAACCCATCAGCAACAAGTGGATTTTTGTAAGATTTTCTAAACTTGTATTGATgtattccttatttttttatgtccTTATATGTCACACATGGCCCACCTGATCTTTGATACAATGAAGACCGTTTCATGCATTCCTCTTAGGATGAGGATCATGCTATTAGATTTCctcaattttattgaaattttgataGCTTAAGAAAGAGGGACCACGGAGTTCACCTACTTCAAATAGTTTAAGATGCGGGATTCACTTGTTCAGGACAGTTTGGCCCGCAATCTCATCTGTTAGGCTGTTTGAATTTATGTAAAATTCGAAGAGCCTAATAATATGAGATCCCAATCATTCCCTTAAACCCATATTCCTTTCTTTCCCTTGAACCCATATTCCTTTCTTCCTCTCccttttttcttgcaattttcaTCAATATTTACCGGTTATGTTCAATTACCCTCTTTGATTTATGATGTCATTACAAATAAtgtttatgttaaattaccatttatgctaaaaatttataggaataaaaaaaaaaagaagtaaatttaagtatttaattaatattgaacACTCTCCTTATgtgtgagttcaaactcttTTGTACTCAAAACAGTTGCTTTGATagcatgttaaatcaccatttatcttaaaaaacttaaatcaataaaaaaaatgtaataatttaataatattttaacagtttctttcttttcttttcttttcttttcactttagctcaatattcaaagaaaaaaggccTTCTTAGGAGCAAGAAGATATTGGCAGTTCTTACAGTTTCTGTTGCTGTAATGTTGCTTCTTTTGGTCTCCATTGGATATTGGCTGGTAATGAAGAACAAGAGAGGTAAGTAAActattttcactattttatttgaaccagtttttatttcttttttctattcatctatttctttatttctaagCCTGGTAATTAATGAATGCTGTCAAGGTGACTTTATGTTGTAAACCAATAAtcagatattaaaaaataattagtttggTAACTGAGGAGGCAAGAAAGAAAGTCAGAGTTTTTACTGCCATAATCAATCAATTACCAGAAGAACTATAAACCCAACTCATTTCATCCTATCAAtgataaaaatggaaaattataaGGTAGAATTCTGCAGCTTGTTCTATTCCTctgtttcattattttcttttaatgtatttctttttgtgttggAATTCATAATTGCACAAACATTACATCCTGAAATATTTGTAACTGCGTTTGATGACAGGAAGAGGGAGCAGGGAAAGCAAAAATATGTTTAGTCTTACCTCAAGTTCAACATACCTTCAAGAATCTCCAAGTAGTATAAGGGAGCTCAATGAGAGTACAAGAAGTTCAGATTTACCATTCTTTGATCTAAGTATCATAGTTGCAGCCACAGATAATTTCTCTGATGCTAACaagcttggagaaggaggttttggcTCAGTTTATAAGGTACTACCCTCCCTGAAAGAGTTTCAAAATTTGCATAATTTCAATTCATGTGTTTTAATGCACCAAATTTTATCCTTGATGTTTCCATGCATCATAACCGAAAGAAATTTGTACTTTACTTTCAGGGTCTCTTAGATAATCAGAAGGAAATTGCAGTAAAAAGACTTTCAAAGTATTCCGGACAAGGAGTTGAAGAATTCAAAAATGAAGTTACAATAATTGCTAAACTCCAACATAGGAACCTTGTGAGGATTCTAGGTTATTGTGTTCATCGAGAAGAGAAGATGTTAATCTACGAGTACTTGCCAAACAAAAGCTTGgactttttcatttttcgtATGTCTACTTTTCACATAAACTTCTTGCAAAATGGTCTCCCATTACAAACATAAGCATATATTCTAAGTTCTTATTATCTCTTCATTCAGATGAAACAAAAAGGTCATTGATAGACTGGGGACGACGCTTCGAAATTATTTGTGGGGTTGCTCGAGGGCTCTTATATCTTCATCAAGACTCAAGATTAAGAATTATTCATAGAGACTTAAAGGCTAGCAATGTTCTACTTGACAATGCATTAAATccaaaaattgcagattttggTATGGCTAGAATCGTTGGAAGGGACCAAATTGAAGCAAATACAAATCGCGTcgttggaacatagtaagtgTTACAAAATAAAGATATGTTATAGACTTCATGTTATTAGGTGACTTCCATTCTTATGTCTTAAAAGTACAAATTCAAAGGGTTTAAAAAGACtttgtaattcttttttctattgTGTTTGTAGAAAGTTTATGCGCTATATTAATGCCCAAACATAGAGCTATCTttgataatttcattttgttactGCAGTGGTTATATGTCACCGGAGTATGCAATGCAGGGGCAATTTTCAGTGAAGTCTGATGTATATAGCTTTGGAGTTTTGTTGCTGGAGATCATTACTGGCAAAAAGAATAGTGCTTATTATAATGATGGTCCCTCCTCAAATTTGATTGGGCATGTAAGAACACATGCAAATAATGGCTTATCAAATTAGTGTAATGTTGTTTTAACCTAATATGATGATTACTTTGTTTGTAGGTTTGGGACCTATGGAGAGAAGATAAAGCCATGGAAATGGTTGATTCATCACTGGGTGAGCAATATGCTAAGGAAATTTTGAGATGTATTCAAATTGGGCTTTTGTGTGTGCAAGAACATGCAAAAGATAGGCCGACCATGTCAGCGGTTGTTTTCATGTTGGGTAATGACACAACTCTTGCTTATCCAAAACAACCTGCATTTATCCTGAAGAGCACTTACAATAGTAGAGATAGATCAATTAGTGAAGGAGCTAATTCTGTAAATGAAGTAACAATTACTATGATTAATGCTCGCTAACCATATATAGGCTGTTAGGTTCAGTGCACCAATATGTTATTACAGCATATGATTAACtttatattgatatttttcttgtatgaaTATAGAATAATATAAGATCATTACCAAGAGAACTTGAACTTCAAAACTAGTTCAAAACAAGATTAACAATAAGGGTGGAGGAACAACATGGAAAACATTGGGTCTTAAAAATCCTTTGTAGACTGTGGAcctttttggatatgttgtgtgGGCAAAGCAATCAATGTTAAGAATTGGAATGGAAGTTTAAATATGTATAACACCGTCAAGTTTGTTCTTTTGATGTCATTAACCAAAATTTGAACCAATACTAATTGCTTCTTGATAAATTTTATTTGCTCTATGCACAAACAAACCAAGCTTTCCTTGTTTTCTAAAAACCAGCAAGCATTCAGCCTGGCAAAGTTGGGGGAGTtgggtaaaaagaaaaatctgggcaatgccaatgttccaatgtATTATTATATAAGAGTAATAATACATATCACACCGCTATCTTACTATATGTGGTATACCAATTcactattgattttttattttttattttttaacaatgattatcTAAAGGTGGATTGGCAATGTCATGTCACCATTGTAAGATAATGGTGGGATACTGATGTGGTATATAGAAATCTAGCAAATCAATGTTCGATGCTCTCGTCAAAACTTGTAACTAATCAAAATGGGGATGATTCTcgaaattttaaatatttgcaTGCACTAAATCTAACAAATCAATGTTCGGTGCTCTCGTCAAAACTTTTAATATTTGCATGCACTAGCACACTATGAATAATCAACTACACATGGATGGATATGGTACAAAACATTCTAaataatgattttcttttctttcaaacaaCCTTCTAGTCTCTCAGGAAGAATAGGATTAATGAGCTTCATGTATCATTCCTAATGCTTGGTAACACAATAGGAGTATCAGGCTATCAGCCCAGCTTTTTCACAGGTGTTATTCAAATGAACATTTATCAAGGCTAGGACTGGCTCATTTAGATTGAATTGAAaaggtaaataaaaataataaaaacctaTCGATGAATGCACCTTCATTCTTTCCAATATATCCCGTTATTGGTAAATGGTCAGACCATGATGTAGCCCGTCATTTGAACATAGTCAATTCACTAAGTAAACCATGTCACCATAGAAAAATATCCAAATGATCTTTGATTCTATGAAGGTAAATGCCGGATTAATGAAATTGCTAGCAATTATGGGATCTAATTTTCAATAGATCTCagaatagagtaatgctatataccaatCCACCAATATCTCACTAACACGGCATTGCCAATtcaccacattttttttttcttgtaaccAAGTGCTGATTTAAGGGTGAATTGACAATGCTACATCAGTATATTGGAATAGTAgtatggtatataacattactcaatctAATGTGATCTATTACACCAATTTCAAAGTGTATAATTGTAAAAGGCTT
This genomic interval from Corylus avellana chromosome ca3, CavTom2PMs-1.0 contains the following:
- the LOC132176223 gene encoding G-type lectin S-receptor-like serine/threonine-protein kinase RKS1 isoform X2 encodes the protein MNPAKELLNTSLLLSLLVFRFCISLDTISPNQPVKDGDILVSKGKTFALGFFSPGNSGRRYIGIWYNKVPQQTVVWVANRDIPLNDTSGVLSINGHGNLVLNSQNRSTAIWSTNASISTTNNSMAQLLDSGNLVLVLRDSQRVTWQSFDYPSNTMLPLMKLGLDRRTGLSRYLTSWKSEDDPGTGNCSYEIDPIGYPQLFLNKGATPSWRAGPWTGQRWSGVPEMTHNFIFNVSYVNNQDEVTIVYSVNDPTVLTRMVLNESGIVVRSTWHEVRWVEFWSAPKETCDKYEECGPNSYCDPYNPEKFECTCLPGFEPNSTRDWYLRDGLGGCVRRRGVSACGSGEGFVKLARVKVPDTSIARADMNLSLEECRQECLRNCSCTAYTSADETRGGIGCLAWHGDLVDTRVYSNAGQELYIRVDAVVLGRGSRESKNMFSLTSSSTYLQESPSSIRELNESTRSSDLPFFDLSIIVAATDNFSDANKLGEGGFGSVYKGLLDNQKEIAVKRLSKYSGQGVEEFKNEVTIIAKLQHRNLVRILGYCVHREEKMLIYEYLPNKSLDFFIFHETKRSLIDWGRRFEIICGVARGLLYLHQDSRLRIIHRDLKASNVLLDNALNPKIADFGMARIVGRDQIEANTNRVVGTYGYMSPEYAMQGQFSVKSDVYSFGVLLLEIITGKKNSAYYNDGPSSNLIGHVWDLWREDKAMEMVDSSLGEQYAKEILRCIQIGLLCVQEHAKDRPTMSAVVFMLGNDTTLAYPKQPAFILKSTYNSRDRSISEGANSVNEVTITMINAR
- the LOC132176223 gene encoding G-type lectin S-receptor-like serine/threonine-protein kinase RKS1 isoform X1 produces the protein MNPAKELLNTSLLLSLLVFRFCISLDTISPNQPVKDGDILVSKGKTFALGFFSPGNSGRRYIGIWYNKVPQQTVVWVANRDIPLNDTSGVLSINGHGNLVLNSQNRSTAIWSTNASISTTNNSMAQLLDSGNLVLVLRDSQRVTWQSFDYPSNTMLPLMKLGLDRRTGLSRYLTSWKSEDDPGTGNCSYEIDPIGYPQLFLNKGATPSWRAGPWTGQRWSGVPEMTHNFIFNVSYVNNQDEVTIVYSVNDPTVLTRMVLNESGIVVRSTWHEVRWVEFWSAPKETCDKYEECGPNSYCDPYNPEKFECTCLPGFEPNSTRDWYLRDGLGGCVRRRGVSACGSGEGFVKLARVKVPDTSIARADMNLSLEECRQECLRNCSCTAYTSADETRGGIGCLAWHGDLVDTRVYSNAGQELYIRVDAVVLAQYSKKKGLLRSKKILAVLTVSVAVMLLLLVSIGYWLVMKNKRGRGSRESKNMFSLTSSSTYLQESPSSIRELNESTRSSDLPFFDLSIIVAATDNFSDANKLGEGGFGSVYKGLLDNQKEIAVKRLSKYSGQGVEEFKNEVTIIAKLQHRNLVRILGYCVHREEKMLIYEYLPNKSLDFFIFHETKRSLIDWGRRFEIICGVARGLLYLHQDSRLRIIHRDLKASNVLLDNALNPKIADFGMARIVGRDQIEANTNRVVGTYGYMSPEYAMQGQFSVKSDVYSFGVLLLEIITGKKNSAYYNDGPSSNLIGHVWDLWREDKAMEMVDSSLGEQYAKEILRCIQIGLLCVQEHAKDRPTMSAVVFMLGNDTTLAYPKQPAFILKSTYNSRDRSISEGANSVNEVTITMINAR